One part of the Magallana gigas chromosome 5, xbMagGiga1.1, whole genome shotgun sequence genome encodes these proteins:
- the LOC105342318 gene encoding heat shock 70 kDa protein 12A-like isoform X2 → MAVSLPDALMFAAIDFGTTFSGYAFAMRDELEKDSSKIFAPHWHASDGSLISHKTPTTVLLDKDEKLVDFGFDAETTYAELSENGEHEDHFYFRRFKMMLYDQVRTKKLTVNTTVADIRGRKLQAVKVFAHAIRYLKDHLLDSLKTKGKIVKNDDILWVLTVPAIWDDTAKVFMRKAAQEAGIPGHQLMIALEPEAASIYCKHLPVEKLEGTNTISAFQPGSKYLVLDAGGGTVDITVHEVKPNGHLKELDRASGGDWGGTSVDMAFKSALAEIVTEGMIEGYCHKYTGDYIELFRDFEIKKRKCGKGDNSNSVITLKIPVSFTEGCSETLDADLTTLTNKSRFRDHIIWKADKVRINLPTFETFFKPACDGIVRHVKDLLQSPKVKGVNKILMVGGFSESDILQEVVRKAFPDCQIIVPQEAGLAVLRGAVLFGYNPKAIDSRIAKYTYGVDMSVKFDPKKHKESNKKVIEGVEYCTDIFDRHVKKGEELIVDEAQAEQSYVPLTRQQKAISFSVYTSTEDAPFYVDSCENIGKFVVSVPVGVEDRSVNVKMIFGRTELTAEARVVKTGEITPAPFELPVEEKI, encoded by the exons ATGGCTGTTTCCTTACCGGATGCTCTTATGTTTGCTGCTATAGACTTTGGCACTACCTTTTCTGGGTATGCGTTTGCCATGAGAGACGAGTTAGAAAAGGACTCATCGAAAATATTTGCTCCTCACTGGCATGCTTCGGATGGAAGCTTGATTTCACACAAGACACCAACCACTGTACTATTGGACAAGGATGAGAAATTGGTTGATTTCGGTTTCGATGCTGAAACCACTTACGCAGAACTGTCAGAAAACGGCGAACATGAGGACCATTTCTACTTCCGCCGATTTAAGATGATGCTCTACGACCAAGTTAGAACAAAA AAATTAACGGTAAATACAACAGTTGCTGATATACGGGGACGAAAATTGCAAGCTGTGAAAGTTTTTGCCCATGCTATACGATATCTGAAGGATCATCTGCTGGATTCTCTAAAAACTAAGGGGAAAATTGTGAAGAATGATGACATCCTATGGGTTTTAACTGTTCCAGCAATCTGGGATGACACGGCAAAAGTGTTCATGCGAAAAGCAGCACAAGAG GCAGGTATACCTGGCCATCAGCTGATGATTGCATTAGAACCAGAGGCGGCCTCTATCTACTGCAAACATCTCCCCGTAGAGAAACTGGAGGGAACCAACACAATCAGCGCCTTCCAGCCAGGGAGCAAGTACCTGGTACTGGACGCTGGGG GTGGAACAGTGGATATAACCGTACACGAAGTCAAACCAAATGGACACCTGAAGGAACTAGACCGAGCGAGTGGCGGCGACTGGGGTGGAACCAGTGTGGATATGGCCTTCAAGAGCGCTCTGGCGGAGATAGTGACGGAGGGAATGATTGAAGGCTACTGTCACAAGTACACTGGGGACTACATCGAACTGTTCAGGgattttgaaatcaagaaacGCAAATGTGGTAAAGGTGACAACTCGAATTCAGTTATCACACTGAAAATTCCCGTCTCCTTTACTGAGGGATGCTCGGAAACCTTAGACGCGGACTTAACCACGCTGACTAACAAATCGAGATTCAGAGATCATATCATTTGGAAAGCAGACAAAGTTAGAATAAATTTGCCGACGTTTGAAACCTTTTTTAAGCCAGCTTGCGATGGAATCGTCAGACATGTCAAGGATTTGTTACAGTCACCCAAAGTCAAAGGTGTCAATAAGATCCTAATGGTGGGCGGGTTTTCCGAGTCCGACATTTTACAGGAAGTGGTTCGGAAGGCTTTCCCGGATTGCCAGATCATAGTTCCACAAGAGGCTGGTCTGGCCGTTCTTCGTGGAGCCGTTTTGTTTGGTTACAATCCAAAGGCCATAGATTCCCGCATTGCTAAATACACCTACGGCGTGGACATGAGTGTGAAATTCGACCCCAAAAAACACAAAGAATCCAATAAGAAAGTCATAGAAGGAGTGGAATACTGTACCGACATATTCGACCGACATGTGAAGAAAGGTGAAGAACTTATTGTCGATGAAGCCCAGGCCGAGCAATCTTACGTTCCATTAACCCGTCAACAAAAGGCTATATCATTCAGTGTTTACACGTCGACTGAAGATGCTCCTTTTTATGTGGATTCTTGCGAAAATATTGGAAAATTTGTGGTAAGCGTTCCTGTCGGTGTGGAAGATCGCTCCGTCAATGTCAAGATGATATTTGGTAGAACTGAGCTCACGGCCGAGGCAAGGGTAGTGAAAACAGGGGAGATAACCCCTGCGCCGTTCGAACTCCCGGTAGAAGAAAAGATTTAA
- the LOC105342318 gene encoding heat shock 70 kDa protein 12A-like isoform X1, which translates to MAVSLPDALMFAAIDFGTTFSGYAFAMRDELEKDSSKIFAPHWHASDGSLISHKTPTTVLLDKDEKLVDFGFDAETTYAELSENGEHEDHFYFRRFKMMLYDQVRTKQKLTVNTTVADIRGRKLQAVKVFAHAIRYLKDHLLDSLKTKGKIVKNDDILWVLTVPAIWDDTAKVFMRKAAQEAGIPGHQLMIALEPEAASIYCKHLPVEKLEGTNTISAFQPGSKYLVLDAGGGTVDITVHEVKPNGHLKELDRASGGDWGGTSVDMAFKSALAEIVTEGMIEGYCHKYTGDYIELFRDFEIKKRKCGKGDNSNSVITLKIPVSFTEGCSETLDADLTTLTNKSRFRDHIIWKADKVRINLPTFETFFKPACDGIVRHVKDLLQSPKVKGVNKILMVGGFSESDILQEVVRKAFPDCQIIVPQEAGLAVLRGAVLFGYNPKAIDSRIAKYTYGVDMSVKFDPKKHKESNKKVIEGVEYCTDIFDRHVKKGEELIVDEAQAEQSYVPLTRQQKAISFSVYTSTEDAPFYVDSCENIGKFVVSVPVGVEDRSVNVKMIFGRTELTAEARVVKTGEITPAPFELPVEEKI; encoded by the exons ATGGCTGTTTCCTTACCGGATGCTCTTATGTTTGCTGCTATAGACTTTGGCACTACCTTTTCTGGGTATGCGTTTGCCATGAGAGACGAGTTAGAAAAGGACTCATCGAAAATATTTGCTCCTCACTGGCATGCTTCGGATGGAAGCTTGATTTCACACAAGACACCAACCACTGTACTATTGGACAAGGATGAGAAATTGGTTGATTTCGGTTTCGATGCTGAAACCACTTACGCAGAACTGTCAGAAAACGGCGAACATGAGGACCATTTCTACTTCCGCCGATTTAAGATGATGCTCTACGACCAAGTTAGAACAAAA CAGAAATTAACGGTAAATACAACAGTTGCTGATATACGGGGACGAAAATTGCAAGCTGTGAAAGTTTTTGCCCATGCTATACGATATCTGAAGGATCATCTGCTGGATTCTCTAAAAACTAAGGGGAAAATTGTGAAGAATGATGACATCCTATGGGTTTTAACTGTTCCAGCAATCTGGGATGACACGGCAAAAGTGTTCATGCGAAAAGCAGCACAAGAG GCAGGTATACCTGGCCATCAGCTGATGATTGCATTAGAACCAGAGGCGGCCTCTATCTACTGCAAACATCTCCCCGTAGAGAAACTGGAGGGAACCAACACAATCAGCGCCTTCCAGCCAGGGAGCAAGTACCTGGTACTGGACGCTGGGG GTGGAACAGTGGATATAACCGTACACGAAGTCAAACCAAATGGACACCTGAAGGAACTAGACCGAGCGAGTGGCGGCGACTGGGGTGGAACCAGTGTGGATATGGCCTTCAAGAGCGCTCTGGCGGAGATAGTGACGGAGGGAATGATTGAAGGCTACTGTCACAAGTACACTGGGGACTACATCGAACTGTTCAGGgattttgaaatcaagaaacGCAAATGTGGTAAAGGTGACAACTCGAATTCAGTTATCACACTGAAAATTCCCGTCTCCTTTACTGAGGGATGCTCGGAAACCTTAGACGCGGACTTAACCACGCTGACTAACAAATCGAGATTCAGAGATCATATCATTTGGAAAGCAGACAAAGTTAGAATAAATTTGCCGACGTTTGAAACCTTTTTTAAGCCAGCTTGCGATGGAATCGTCAGACATGTCAAGGATTTGTTACAGTCACCCAAAGTCAAAGGTGTCAATAAGATCCTAATGGTGGGCGGGTTTTCCGAGTCCGACATTTTACAGGAAGTGGTTCGGAAGGCTTTCCCGGATTGCCAGATCATAGTTCCACAAGAGGCTGGTCTGGCCGTTCTTCGTGGAGCCGTTTTGTTTGGTTACAATCCAAAGGCCATAGATTCCCGCATTGCTAAATACACCTACGGCGTGGACATGAGTGTGAAATTCGACCCCAAAAAACACAAAGAATCCAATAAGAAAGTCATAGAAGGAGTGGAATACTGTACCGACATATTCGACCGACATGTGAAGAAAGGTGAAGAACTTATTGTCGATGAAGCCCAGGCCGAGCAATCTTACGTTCCATTAACCCGTCAACAAAAGGCTATATCATTCAGTGTTTACACGTCGACTGAAGATGCTCCTTTTTATGTGGATTCTTGCGAAAATATTGGAAAATTTGTGGTAAGCGTTCCTGTCGGTGTGGAAGATCGCTCCGTCAATGTCAAGATGATATTTGGTAGAACTGAGCTCACGGCCGAGGCAAGGGTAGTGAAAACAGGGGAGATAACCCCTGCGCCGTTCGAACTCCCGGTAGAAGAAAAGATTTAA